CTGCGAGGGCCGCTACCGGTTTCGGCGGCGGGACGGGTCAAAGCCGCAAGCTGGACACGATTGGGCCGCTCGGCTTTTTTCAATGCTTCATGCAATTGTTCTGTACGCACAGGTTTCACCAGATAGCCTACGGCGCTGGCCTGTAAGGCTTCCACGGCAAATTCATCGGGCCCTGTGCAAAACACCACGGCTGGCGGGGTTTCACGTTCGCATAACCGTGCAGCCACTTGCAGGCCGTCGAGGCCTGGCATGCGGATATCGAGCAACACGATATCCGGCTTGTGGCTGTCGATCAGTGCCAACGCTTCTTCGCCGTTCGTGGCGCTGGGCTCCAGGACACTGTATCCCTCGAGTTCGCCGACCATTCGGCTCAGGCGCTCGCGGGCAAGGGGTTCGTCATCAACGATCAGGACATTCATATTGCGCTGGATTCCTGCGTGAGTCTCGCACAAGGATAGCGTAGACAAGTGGAGTGACGTCCGTCACCGCGATCCACGCTAAGACTAGCGCGAGGGCCAAAAAGTGCCGCCCGTCCGACCGCTAAATTTTTATTTGCCGGGCAATCGGCGGTTGGCGAGGCATCGCCGTAGGGTTTGCTGATACACAATACGAACACCCCCTCTGCTTATAGTCCGCTGCAGCGCCGAGAAGTGCGCTGATCCTACTGTCCAACTGTAGACGGTTGCCGGGACGTTATTACTCAATTGAAAAATATCGTTGCGCAATTCCGGTCAGGCTGGCTTCGAGCATAGGCCGGGACATGAGAAAAAAACGTATCGACCAGTGTCAGCGACAGGATTGGCAACCCTGTTATTATCCGCGACAGCTTTCAACGCCATCTTTCTTCAGCCGATACGAGCGAATTCATGAGCACTGACAAGACCAATCAGTCCTGGGGCGGCCGCTTCAGTGAACCCGTCGACGCCTTCGTCGCCCGCTTCACCGCCTCCGTCACCTTCGACCAGCGCCTGTATCGCCACGACATCATGGGCTCGATCGCCCACGCCACCATGCTGGCCAAGGTCGGCGTGCTGACCGATGCCGAGCGCGACAGCATCACCGATGGCCTGAAGACCATCCAGGGTGAAATCGAGGCCGGCCAGTTCGACTGGCGCATCGACCTCGAAGACGTGCACATGAACATCGAGGCGCGCCTGACCGACCGCATCGGCGTGACCGGTAAAAAGCTGCACACCGGCCGCAGCCGTAACGACCAGGTCGCCACCGACATCCGCCTGTGGCTGCGTGACGAGATCGACCTGATCCTGGCGGAAATCACCCGCCTGCAAAAAGGCTTGCTGGAACAGGCCGAGCGCGAAGCCGGCAGCATCATGCCGGGCTTCACCCACCTGCAGACCGCACAGCCGGTGACATTCGGTCACCACATGCTGGCCTGGTTCGAAATGCTGAGCCGCGACTACGAGCGCCTGGTCGACTGCCGCAAGCGCACCAACCGCATGCCTTTGGGCAGCGCCGCACTGGCGGGCACCACTTACCCGATCGACCGCGAGTACACCGCTCAACTGCTGGGCTTCGATGCCGTGGGCGGCAACTCGCTGGACAACGTGTCCGATCGTGACTTCGCCATCGAGTTCTGCTCGGCCGCGAGCATCGCGATGATGCACTTGTCGCGTTTCTCCGAAGAGCTGGTGCTGTGGACC
This DNA window, taken from Pseudomonas fluorescens NCIMB 11764, encodes the following:
- the argH gene encoding argininosuccinate lyase — protein: MSTDKTNQSWGGRFSEPVDAFVARFTASVTFDQRLYRHDIMGSIAHATMLAKVGVLTDAERDSITDGLKTIQGEIEAGQFDWRIDLEDVHMNIEARLTDRIGVTGKKLHTGRSRNDQVATDIRLWLRDEIDLILAEITRLQKGLLEQAEREAGSIMPGFTHLQTAQPVTFGHHMLAWFEMLSRDYERLVDCRKRTNRMPLGSAALAGTTYPIDREYTAQLLGFDAVGGNSLDNVSDRDFAIEFCSAASIAMMHLSRFSEELVLWTSAQFQFIDLPDRFCTGSSIMPQKKNPDVPELVRGKTGRVFGALMGLLTLMKGQPLAYNKDNQEDKEPLFDAADTLRDSLRAFADMIPAIKPKHAMMREAALRGFSTATDLADYLVRRGLPFRDCHEIVGHAVKYGVESGKDLAEMSLEELRKFSDQIDQDVFAVLTLEGSVNARDHIGGTAPAQVKKAVARGQALLASR
- a CDS encoding LytR/AlgR family response regulator transcription factor — encoded protein: MNVLIVDDEPLARERLSRMVGELEGYSVLEPSATNGEEALALIDSHKPDIVLLDIRMPGLDGLQVAARLCERETPPAVVFCTGPDEFAVEALQASAVGYLVKPVRTEQLHEALKKAERPNRVQLAALTRPAAETGSGPRSHISARTRKGIELIPLGQVVYFIADHKYVTLRHEGGEVLLDEPLKALEDEFGDRFVRIHRNALVARERIERLQRTPLGHFQLFLKGLNGDALIVSRRHVAGVRKMMQQL